One region of Thunnus albacares chromosome 8, fThuAlb1.1, whole genome shotgun sequence genomic DNA includes:
- the pomgnt2 gene encoding protein O-linked-mannose beta-1,4-N-acetylglucosaminyltransferase 2 has translation MRASVAGCRMSVGALINGLLVSVVAALLWKYSKLSEHAALLEEELHMTQQSQELSQARIDYHVALQALHEHGTRMVCTGKMHTDRICRFDYLCYCSEAEEFVFFHSNSSVMLPNLGSRRFQPALLDLSSVEDHNTQYFNFLELPAAALKFMPKPVFVPDVTLILNRFNPDNLMHVFHDDLLPAFYTMKQYSDLDDEARLVFMEGWGEGPHFDLYRLLSSKQPLLKEQLRNFGKLMCFTKSYVGLSKMTTWYQYGFVQPQGPKANILVSGNEIRQFAEALMEKMNITRLDEAEKDGGSVEDEKEKRDEYIVVFSRSTTRLILNEAELIMALAQEFQMRVVTVSLEEQSFPSIVQVISGASMLVSMHGAQLITSLFLPRGATVVELFPFAVNSEQYTPYKTLTSLPGMDLHYVSWRNTQEENTVTHPDRPWEQGGIAHLDKEEQERILTSKDVPRHLCCRNPEWLFRIYQDTLVDIPSFLETLKEGMKTKPNLKKSKPASTVHPGRVREAQCQTSVQTTNEAKLTVSWQIPWNLKYLKVREVKYEVWIQEQGENTYMPYILPQQNYTFSENIKPFTTYLVWVRCIFNKNLLGPFADVLMCRT, from the coding sequence atgcgGGCTTCAGTGGCAGGCTGCAGGATGAGCGTGGGTGCACTCATTAATGGGCTGCTGGTCTCTGTGGTTGCAGCTTTGCTTTGGAAGTACTCCAAGCTGAGTGAGCATGCCGCCCTGCTCGAGGAAGAGCTGCACATGACACAACAGTCCCAAGAGCTTTCGCAGGCCCGCATCGACTATCATGTCGCCCTACAGGCTCTCCATGAACACGGCACCCGCATGGTCTGCACCGGCAAAATGCACACCGACCGCATCTGCCGCTTCGACTACCTCTGCTACTGCTCGGAGGCAGAGGAGTTTGTGTTCTTCCACTCCAATTCCTCTGTCATGTTGCCTAACCTGGGGTCAAGGCGCTTCCAACCTGCCCTGCTGGACTTGTCCTCAGTAGAGGATCACAACACCCAGTACTTCAACTTTTTAGAGCTCCCAGCTGCTGCTTTGAAGTTCATGCCCAAGCCTGTGTTCGTACCGGATGTGACACTGATACTGAACAGATTTAATCCCGATAACCTAATGCATGTATTCCACGATGATCTACTTCCAGCCTTCTATACCATGAAACAGTATTCAGACCTGGATGATGAGGCTCGTCTGGTGTTCATGGAGGGCTGGGGTGAAGGCCCGCACTTTGACCTTTACCGGCTTTTGAGCAGCAAGCAGCCACTACTCAAAGAACAGCTTAGGAACTTTGGAAAGCTAATGTGTTTTACCAAATCTTACGTTGGCTTGTCCAAGATGACTACTTGGTACCAGTATGGATTTGTCCAGCCACAAGGGCCCAAAGCTAACATCTTGGTCTCAGGGAACGAGATCCGGCAGTTTGCTGAGGCTCTGATGGAGAAAATGAACATCACAAGGTTAGATGAGGCagagaaggatggagggagtGTTGAAgatgagaaggagaagagggatGAATACATTGTTGTGTTCAGTCGTTCAACAACAAGGCTGATACTGAACGAAGCCGAGCTAATCATGGCGCTGGCCCAGGAGTTCCAGATGAGGGTGGTCACAGTTTCTCTAGAGGAACAGTCTTTCCCCAGCATTGTCCAGGTGATCAGTGGTGCTTCCATGTTAGTCAGCATGCATGGAGCTCAGCTTATCACCTCACTCTTCCTCCCCAGGGGAGCTACTGTGGTGGAGCTGTTCCCCTTCGCTGTGAACTCAGAGCAGTACACCCCATATAAAACCCTTACCTCCCTTCCAGGCATGGATCTTCATTATGTTTCCTGGAGGAACACTCAGGAAGAGAACACTGTCACCCATCCAGACAGACCCTGGGAACAAGGAGGCATCGCTCACTTGGATAAGGAGGAGCAAGAGCGAATACTGACCAGCAAAGATGTCCCCAGGCACCTGTGCTGCCGGAATCCGGAGTGGCTCTTCCGAATCTACCAGGACACTTTGGTAGACATCCCTTCCTTCCTGGAAACCCTCAAGGAGGGAATGAAGACCAAGCCCAACTTAAAGAAGTCCAAACCAGCCAGTACAGTCCATCCGGGTCGGGTCAGAGAAGCCCAGTGTCAGACTTCAGTACAAACCACCAATGAGGCTAAACTCACAGTCTCCTGGCAGATCCCATGGAATCTGAAATACCTGAAAGTAAGGGAGGTGAAGTACGAGGTGTGGATCCAGGAGCAGGGAGAGAATACCTACATGCCTTATATCCTTCCCCAGCAGAACTACACTTTTTCAGAAAACATTAAGCCCTTCACCACCTACCTGGTGTGGGTCAGATGTATCTTCAACAAGAACCTCCTGGGCCCCTTTGCAGATGTTCTTATGTGCAGGACCTAG